A window of Roseobacter fucihabitans genomic DNA:
GCGAGCAGCGGAACAATGGTCACGCAAGCGATGATCATGATGCCTGCAACGACGAAAAACGCCGCGCGCAGGCCAAAAACTTCGGAGGTAAATCCCATCAAAGGGGGCCCGAGGAAAAACGCGCCATACCCCAGCACGGAAGCCCGGCTGATCGCGGCCAGCCGCGCCTTGGGCGGCACAATCCGACCCACCAGGGCAAGGGTCAGCGGGGCGAGGACGGAAATGCCAAGGCCCCCGAAACCGAAACCGATATAGGCCACCCAAAGCGTTGGTGCCGCGCCCGCCACCGCCAGTCCAAAGGCCGACAGCAGGCAGGCCGACACCATCATCACCGTATCGGAAAGGCGATGCGCAATCCAATGCCCGGCCAGACGCCCGATGCCCATGGTCAGACCCAGAATAGCCGGTCCCAGCGCACCCTCAGCCGCCCCACCCCCGAGGGTGCGTTCCAGATGCAGCGCCGACCAGCCCTCAGCCGAGGCCTCCGACAGAAAAGCCACCATCACCAGCAAACCGGCCAGCCACACCAGCCCATGCGGCATGTTGACCCCCGACGGCACATCGGTTTCCAATTCGGGCGGCGTGCGGGCGTCCAGTGACATCCAGGCCAGCACCGCAATGACGCAAGCCAGCACGGTAAAGACCTGCAGTGGCGTCCAGCCTGCCTCGCGCAGCGCCCCTGTTGCGAGCGCGGCGCCTGCGTAGATAAAGGAGTAGAGCGCGTGGTTCAGGTTCATCAGGGCGCGGCCCGAGCTCGCCTCGATCTCCGAAACACGCACGTTGATCAACACATCCACGACGCCCGAACCGATCGCTGCCAGCAACATCCCGAACGTAAAGGCGACAACCGCCGATGCCGCACCCGCCAGCAGCATGCCCACCCCCACCAGACAGGCAAAAACAGGAAGCGCCCACCGCCCGGCCAGCCGGTCCGCCAACGGGGCAAGCCACATCGCCGCAATCGCGCCCATAGATGAGAACAG
This region includes:
- a CDS encoding MFS transporter, coding for MGLINDIKLSRKPLAGFLVIGCAWATCFAQMPAIKAGIGASDAVLGTAILFSSMGAIAAMWLAPLADRLAGRWALPVFACLVGVGMLLAGAASAVVAFTFGMLLAAIGSGVVDVLINVRVSEIEASSGRALMNLNHALYSFIYAGAALATGALREAGWTPLQVFTVLACVIAVLAWMSLDARTPPELETDVPSGVNMPHGLVWLAGLLVMVAFLSEASAEGWSALHLERTLGGGAAEGALGPAILGLTMGIGRLAGHWIAHRLSDTVMMVSACLLSAFGLAVAGAAPTLWVAYIGFGFGGLGISVLAPLTLALVGRIVPPKARLAAISRASVLGYGAFFLGPPLMGFTSEVFGLRAAFFVVAGIMIIACVTIVPLLARGVRQRAQSA